One segment of Castanea sativa cultivar Marrone di Chiusa Pesio chromosome 3, ASM4071231v1 DNA contains the following:
- the LOC142626858 gene encoding homeobox protein knotted-1-like 1 translates to MEEFYRLNSVLSCSDEIVRVDNIVDATATTSAGFLCPMDNMLQVAETEVTESEMTDLIKTQISNHPLYPNLVSAYIECQKVGAPPEMASLLEEICRENHLLSTCSEIGADPELDEFMESYCEALHRYKEELSKPFDEATTFLSSIELQLSNLCKGTLTRNLDYRSDEGAVGTSEEELSCGEVDAPESQEYSSGAGTSGEQDLKGMLLRKYSGYLSSLRKEFLKKRKKGKLPKDARTTLMDWWNTHYRWPYPTEEEKLKLSEATGLDQKQINNWFINQRKRHWKPSEDMRFALMEGVTSSASEPMYLDTEGGTGGDDI, encoded by the exons ATGGAAGAGTTTTACAGGCTGAATTCTGTGTTGTCATGTTCAGATGAGATTGTTAGAGTTGACAACATTGTTGATGCCACTGCTACTACTTCAGCTGGATTTCTTTGCCCTATGGATAACATGCTTCAAGTGGCTGAGACTGAGGTCACTGAGTCAGAGATGACAGATCTAATCAAGACCCAGATTTCCAACCACCCTCTTTATCCAAATTTGGTATCTGCTTATATAGAATGCCAAAAG GTTGGAGCTCCACCAGAAATGGCTTCTCTTCTTGAAGAAATTTGCAGAGAAAACCACTTATTAAGCACTTGCAGTGAGATAGGAGCTGATCCAGAACTTGATGAATTCATG GAATCATACTGTGAGGCTCTACATAGATACAAGGAGGAGCTATCCAAGCCGTTTGATGAAGCCACAACATTCTTGAGCAGCATTGAATTACAGCTCAGTAACCTCTGTAAAGGAACATTGACAAGAAACTTAGATTATCGCTCTG ATGAAGGTGCAGTTGGGACTTCAGAGGAGGAATTAAGCTGTGGGGAGGTGGATGCACCCGAAAGTCAAGAGTACTCTTCTGGTGCTGGAACTTCAGGTGAGCAGGACCTTAAAGGAATGCTCCTTCGTAAGTACAGTGGCTATCTTAGCAGCTTGAGGAAAGAGtttctaaagaaaagaaagaaaggaaagttaCCAAAGGATGCAAGAACTACATTGATGGACTGGTGGAATACTCATTATAGATGGCCATATCCTACG GAGGAGGAGAAATTGAAGCTATCAGAGGCTACTGGATTAGACCAAAAACAGATCAACAATTGGTTCATAAATCAGAGAAAGCGGCATTGGAAACCGTCTGAAGACATGAGATTTGCTCTCATGGAGGGTGTTACAAGCAGTGCTAGTGAACCTATGTACCTTGATACTGAAGGTGGAACAGGAGGTGATGATATTTGA